The nucleotide window TTTGCGGCTCAGCTCCTCTGAGGTATAGACGCCCCGCTCCAGCAGGGCGTTCGATATCGAGGTAATCCACCTCTCGTAATAGCTCATTTCCTCGTAGGCCTGCGGGCCAATAGCCTCGATTCCCTTTCGAAGCTCATCGACCTTGACGAGATCGCGCTCTTTGTTCGAGAGGAGCATGAGGAAAGCATCGACGCGTTTTTCCCAAAGGGCGTATTCGTGCTCATTTTGGTCGATGGGGCCGCCGCCCGGCTCGCCGCCCATGTCGTGATGACCATGATGATCGTTCACGCAGATCCCTCCTTGGGGATTTCATATTGTAAAAAAGGATCTTACCCGCGCGTGCCGGACGCAACAAGCCCCTGG belongs to Nitrospinaceae bacterium and includes:
- a CDS encoding nitrile hydratase subunit beta, which encodes MGGEPGGGPIDQNEHEYALWEKRVDAFLMLLSNKERDLVKVDELRKGIEAIGPQAYEEMSYYERWITSISNALLERGVYTSEELSRKMAEIEVRLKGD